cgttcgtcccgcttcaggttaaagtttttggtcgaggtagtttttaatgaagttgaagtccactcaacttgaaacttagtacacatgttccatatgatataatctttttaatttttttgtcaaattaaagtattgacctcaatttcatggtccactgaacaaagaaaaagatagtgtgaagctcaggttaaagattttggtcaaggtagtttttgatgaagttgaagtccaatcaacttgaaacttagtagacatgttaactatgatatgatctatctaattttaatgccaaattaaagtattgaacccaatttcacggtccagtgaacatgtaaatgatagtgcgagtggggaatccgtgtactatggacacattcttgtgtTATTCATATTATTAGTAGGTTTCGATTAAAATGTACACGATTCCAAAcctataaaatattgaatttgtttttgttagttTTGACCCTAAAAATGAATTACCTACGAGATATCAAAAATGTGATTTGTTTTTGGTTCGAACATTAATGAAAGTgcaatatggaaaaaaaattgacttttagCACCcagttcatttttttcaaaataagctaaaaaaatCGCTGATCAATTCGACTTCATTCATTTAAAGATACATTAGCTGTCAAACTCATGATTACCGATTGATACATGTAACACACTTAAACGTATATCTGAATTTCCAAAAACCCAAATTTGATGAATAACAGTACAGGAACTCGTTATAATGTACGGAGTTGCTATTTGTACGGCCATTGCAACTCGCATGTTACTTTTTAACAGTATACACAGTGGCACCAATGGCCACGAGTAATCCATTCACTTATGTTGGGTTTTGATTGTCCCAGTCGTTTCGcaggaaaatatttttgtaaagggATACGGCCCCCAGGTAATTAAAAAATAGATCATCTGATCTTACCATTGATCAGATGAGCTTAATCACTTAGAGATAAAACCAAGCAGAGATGCCTGTCAAAAGCTCTACAATGTATGTCAGCCATTTGTGAAACCATCTGCCCTGGTGAGGGAGACTCTTTAAAAGATTTGTTGTTCAAGTCTGTGTTTTCAGCACATACACCTGAAAAGTCCTCTACACATGATCAAACAGCACTTATATTGAAGGACATATATATTTCAGCAGAAACATGGTCATTAAGAAGGCAAATCCTATCAGTTTTATCCAGAAATTATAGCTTTAATGAGGTCAGAGAGGTATGTTGCATCTCATTGGCAAGttatatatgtcatatatatatatataatattaaaaagaagatgtggtatgattgccaatgaaacataactctcaacaagagacaaaaatgacaccgaaactatcaactatatatatatataatacgtCACTGtacagacttcaacaatgagcataggcCACATCACATAGTCcccagctataaaagtcccagAAATGagccaaaatatttgttacatcaaatttatttgaatatatggCAATATAgtggagataactgtattgtgtTCAAGGCATGGCCttagaaaaacataattttattgtcGCCAATATAGCTAGGTTTACCTAGCTTCTTTTCACTTCCCTAGGTTCACTGAAATTGCAAGAGTAAAATCAACCTTTAATGATGGCAAAgctttaaatacaatacatatatGACCAAATTTTCAAGAtatctatttttattgataGTATAGTATTTATGTTGCTTTTATAtctattcaattttatttattttttagatgatACCGGATCTGACAAAGTACCGATTTTATGCTGCCAAACTGCACAGTGATGAAGTAGGCTGTGGTCTCCCTGTGTCCAAAGAAAGACTAACGAGAAACAAGATAGACATAGCAGAGTTGGAACACTTTATAGATTTCATTATCAGTTCAGATGTTGTTAAAGATCTACCTTTTGGTATGAAAACTATGAAGCTTACAACTGGAGAAATAGTCGCTGTGCCGAATTTGATTCGAAGTCTTGCACCTTCATCTCTTGTAAATCAGTACATTCAGTATTGTGAATCAGAAAATGTTGGTCATTTAGGTATGTTTATAAAAAGATAGATACACACTTTTAAactaataattattttgatttgagcccACTGATGACAAAACTCCCATCTGgtgttgataaaaatatgagCCTGGTGCCCTTGATACAGCtgttaacaaattataaataaagggTTGAAAAGAAATTGAGAGTCATGAAACAGTTATAATTCCATATGCATGTACATAGTTATCTTGAATTCAGGTTGACATAATATACAAGAAACATGGGACACCTTCGTCAGCTTATGTTTGTTAATTTCAAAAAAGACATTGCTCACATAGAatagatttttctaaaaaaataaggatgttGTAGtcattaatttattgattttattcataatgacaataaaaaatttggtgtgttatcaaattgaaatttatatatatgtgtatgatCAACTATtatttccatttccattctcaattttattatattgtaataatTGTAGGAAGAAGTACAATGTATAAGATCCTTAATGACTGTTCTGCCTCAGTAAGGAAATGTGTTGAGGGTCTTGACTATTACATCGCAGAGGGTGGAAAGGCATTTCAAGATCTTGAAACCATCATAGAAAAACTCTGCACATCCAGTGAAAAGAAGAAAGAACTGAACCAAATTGCTAAATGGGAAGCGATATATCAAATCAGATTTCAAGGTATTTGAAAACATATTGATAGTCTAAATCATGTTATAAGaaacattataattaaataaattgaaagtgACATGTTAGCTTATGTCAATGATTGAACTACAGTGTTACCTAACTGTAATTGTCACCACActctatatacatatattgatacCATAAGGCACATTTGAACAACAATGAACATGTTGAATGGAAGTACttctttgaaaaataacaaatatacaagTTCACTCAAACAACATGTAGTAGGTCTGAAAATAACTAGgaattttaaccaatgaattgtTCAGTTGAGCAATGGAGACTCAAGTTTACATTATTATGATGTTGGCTGTGTTTATAATTAAACCCATAGGTTACCTAGTAATTTACATGTGATCTTTTTTTTGTGGATGTACAGATCTGTTTACCCTTTTAATTTCTTAAGTTTGGAACAAATCTTTCTAAtggtttagatttttttttaaatcaaaaggtACATATCCAAAAAGAGAATGCTGTTCCAGATCATTGCCAAATGTTTGCACTAAGTGATAGTGAAAAGTGCTTCTCCCAAAGTTGTAACACCCAGCATACACACAGTTGTGAACAGTGTATTGACTTGACAGACTTTTTAGCTGAAATAAGTACTCTAACACAGAATGGTACATGGGACAATAAAGATTCCATTGTATTCCAGGTAATTTCAATCACCTTATTTCCATTTCCTTAACTAAATGGAGAAGTAAACAAAggaattttaaattgtcttagCTAATTGTTCAATACTGTGGTCATGAACCATTACATTCAAGTACAAAAAATTGTcatcataaaaatactgtaaCCTCCCTTGATAGACATGAAATGACTTCAGTGTGAATTGCTTTGAGATTGATAGTATAGCTGTATGTAAGGTTGttgaattgtatttaaaaagaaagactGTGTGTTAATTAGGAATTAACCACTTTTCTTACCATAATTTACTTTTTCAGGTTGAAAATGCTGTAGAAGCTATAAAAGATTGGAAAAGTCATGCTATGAGAGCTAGGAATCAAGAAGGTGCAAAACAAGATCTGCTAaagaatttaaatgaaaatcaagCACTAATCACATGTGACTGGGCGATGAAATTTCTTCCACGCAAATTTAGAGAAGGTCAGAGTGACTGGTTCGCCAAACGTGGAATCAACTGGCACATTTCAGTAACATTATACAAACAAGGGGAAGAACTAAAGACAATTACACATGTACACATTTTTTCATCCCAGGTAATAAAAAGATATCGCTAGTTTTTCTTAAAGAACAAAGCTATTAAGGGATATATAATTATCTATTATTTCCAGTGTTCAGCTTTTTGAAAAAATCGAATTTCTTCAGATAATTATTAGCTTTCAGAAATTTGTTGGTAATTGGAAAATGTTCTTTGCATATAAATAAGGCTAACTTTTATTCAACTTCAATATCAAaactttgatataaaatttgtaatctttttcaatttttgtaaattcatgaATTATTGCAAAAAAGGTGTCTAGGTTGTTTTATCTCAATAATTCATTATAAAAGCAGACAATTACTTTCTTAATTTACAATGAatcatttttctataattctGAATGCtgatttcctttttctttatttctgtatcatttttgAGCTGCATTGTTTTAACTCAATGCATCACAGATTAAGAAAGATTTATCCAAATGAATGGCAAgctgttttactatttattcgaatttcaagatatctcatataatatatataagatatctgatataatatatataagttatctcatataatttataagatatcttatataatttcatttttataagatatctcatatattatataagatatctcatatattatataagatatctcatatatatatatataagatatctcatatatatatatataagatatctcatatatatatataagatatctcatatatatatataagatatctcctaaagtttataagatatcttaagatatcttatatactttataagatatcgtatatagtttatgagatatcttgtaaagacaattatataagatatctgataaactatataagatatcttataaactatataagatatcttataaggtttatgagatatcttgaagGAAGAATAAATAGCAAAATTGCTTGCCATACAAATTGCTTTTTATAagtaacaaaacattgtcattttatattttagatatcTCAAGATGGTTCTGTTACTGCTTCTGTGTTGTGTGATGTAGTCCATGACCTGAGAAAACAACTACCAAATATACATGAGGTAAACTTCTTCTCAGATAATGCAGGATGTTATAAGAACACAATGATGATGGTAGCACTTAAAGATGAACTAGGAGATAAGTTGAAAACATACAATTTCAGTGAAGCACAGGATGGCAAAGGTAAAATTTCATAGTTTTCAacttgatttttcaaaataaaaaatatttcaataaattgaaaaaaagatgactctccacaagataccaaaatgacacaaaaattaacaattataggtaatggtaagaccttcaacaatgagcaaagcccatacagcatagttaTCTTTAAAAGGCcctaaatgacaatgtaaaacaattcaaacgagaaaactaacggccttatttataaaaaaaaataatgagaaacacatacacaaatgacaaccactgaattacagggtcctgacttgggataggcacatacatacaagTCAATTTTAgattgaaggtttttttttttttgtcttcagATGGGAAaagaattatcaaaatttacattttgtgaCCTACAACTGCATTAATGTATTGTCCTAATTGCATGCATGTATAATGGAATAATGGTACTTATTTTAAGCAATTTTAAAGGTCTTGTCTTCTGATCCTGATATTTGGagaataacttttttttggtAGTTTCtccaatataaaatgtatatatattcatattgatTTGCAACCATTGCATTGTATGTAATGACAGTTTACAAATGTGTTGTAGGTCCATGTGACCGCAGAGCTTCACATATCAAGGCATGTGTTAGAAGATACATTAATGAGGGACATGATGTCACATCTGCAGAGGAGATGAAAAAGGTGAGTCTGAATAAAATACTAATTTTATATGCAAAAATAAAGAGTAAGAAGTTGACATAGTAAGAAGTATGCCAATTACAAAAAGAGTGTTATAAACGTcttgtcaatgaaaaaaatctccACAAAGAGATATATAATCAGCTAAAGTCACTGTATGAcctttaatagaaaaaaaaagtcattacTGCATTGAATGGTTTACAGGGctgaaataagtgaaaaattatttttaaacaccTTAAAAAAACTTGCAACCTAATTAATGTATAACACAAATTTCCAAAATAAcaatgacttgggacaggcacatgttATTCATTGCAAGGTTTAACATATCAGTGTGTACACTACAGTAAAAATCAACTAAAATGACATACCCCACCAAAACGACATAATGAACAACCAACAATACACTAAGAACACAAATCATCATTTGAGAATTGGTATGCATTAATTTCAGCCAAGATGTTATGCATAGTTATATGATAAGAGAATTGGTATTTATTATGCATACCCAGTAAGTAATAACCTGTTATAAACATAGCAATTCTAATTTTCATTTCTGCTTATTTTTACAGGCTATAGATGTTAAACAGAAAGGATCATTTAGGGTTAGAGTTGTTGACATTGTTACTAATTTGGATGCAGAGAAGTCACAGATTAAACCAATTACTGGAATTACTCAATTgcacaatttttcatttgatgtcAATGGAATAACAGTTTGGAAGGCATATGGAATAGGAGAAGGTAATAAACAGAATTATGAATCTGACCTATGAATAACTAACACATGTAGTTTTGTGTCTCAATGAATATCATCTGCTTGTTTGCCATGGTTAAGgtgtacatttaatttattgCACTTTTTCATGCTTAAACAAATAGTCAATAGTTACTGCTTTGACCTTGATGGCCAATTGTCTAAACtgctactgtaatcactagccagtcagcACTAAGTCTGTATGTTCATTCTCTGATCGGGCATTATAGACACCAATATACTAGATAAGATTCCTTATAAAAAGTTAGTGGTATTTTCAGGTCACCCCTGCTTCCTCCAACCGTTCAACCAGATTGCCCCAAAATATCCTCAAAAAGTTGCTCAAAAGTGGCATTTCATTACCAACCAACAAAAATTCAATCAAAATCAGTATAATTCTCCTGGTATGGTTCTGATAAAGCCTGTGCAACATTTTGATCTATTTTTCTACTCTTTTgaagaaatgtcaaataaaGCAGTAACTAGGTTTCATCTTGATAATTATGGAGAAACTGTTCAAATATAAGTGTCTTTCAtgtgttattttcaaaaaaattgtcacagTATTTCTGTCTGACACTGAAGTTTAAACTAGTTGTTGCAATACATTGAGATTGTATCAATTTGACCATAGGAATTGGTGACTAATAAGTATATAATTTTTGTAGGAAAGCGGATAGCATGGGAAAACATCGGAACCACAGAGCAAAGAACCAATCTGTTGGTTAAAGTTGATTGGACAATTACAGCTCCTCAGTTGTTGGAAGAAGAAGGTAAtccatttgttttgaaaataaccAGCTACtctaaattcagaaattattgcgaggtttttatcaTTTCGAAAAATGCAACAGAGATGTTAACGCAATAATTTAATGTTgagatattttatatgaattaaacatttttttctctcaaaatgttaaaaatgaaaattgcatTAAGTCCCAAATTAAAAAATGGCAATAAGTGCACGCAAtactttctgaatttacagtaatcaaCTTCCagctaaattttactttatttttttacaatttattaaaacaatttaacaatttaaatttaaacagtttttttacttttgaaccTGAGAAttgcatgatattttttttttatgtgtaacaCCATCATCACATCCTAAAAAGggtacacaaaaaaatcatttgaaatctatcctacatttcattgcagtaaAAATAACCTGTGCCATAGACATAAATCTTGGTCTTTCAAAGCTCTATTATTATTTTGTGATTCTATAAAATGTTTTGGAAGCTTGAGGTTGCATGCAAtgctaaaccttgtacacaggaAGATAAAAAGGTGAAAGTTTTATTGTTAAggtttttgtaaatttgaatatatagtactggacaggatatATCACCTGTGTATTGTACTTTAAAAAGAGTTAACTAATAATAGGATAACCACAAATTcaacttaaaaatttcaaacaaaaaaaatattgtggaaGAGTCAGAACATATAATGATCCTGAAAACAGGGCATTTTGCATGCTTATGATTTCTTTATCTGCATTTTCTATGGAAGGttagactaaacagtaaaattaaagGGTAATACattttgcatttttctcagTAAGAGAATTACTGCAGTTGACTGTTATTATTTATTGGTAataatttcatcatatttgaacatgaaataaaattataaaattgtgttagaaaacaatatgtttttttttaatcatttcagTTATGGCACAAGAAGAAGAACTTGTAGAACCAAACCccaaaaaacaaaagaagaacTCCATCAATCAGCCATATGATTGCCCAAAAGATGGCTGCACAAGAGCTTTTAAAACTCAATGTGCACTGGAGCAACACATCATTGTTGGTAATTGTGATTATCACAATGAAAAAACAACTGAAGATAAAGCCAAGTCAATGTATGGACAAAAAGTTAATTCTTTGTTTCACGGAACAAGGGTTCAACTGGATTGTAACTTTAATGACTGCCGTACATCAGAATCAGTAAAGGGATGGGCACTGAACTCCAGAAAATTTTTGGATATAATCAGCATAAGAAATACTGCCTTACTATATCAAGATACTTATTACATATACATTTGAATATTGCCTTGAATTAAAAATTAGTAGTATATCTTATAACatcatgatttgttttacattttttagatACTTGTAAAGGAATATTTATGTTGTTATAAATAATGAGcaaatactttaaaaacaatgcaaaaatattAAGTGTTTAAAGTGGaatacttaaactttttgtttgttataattatacaattagTCATTTTTTAATTGGCCTATTGTCGTCTAGTGCTGAATTAGTATTCAACatcataaatagaaaattacATATAGTAAAAGTTCAATGTCAATTTGAAGTATAAACTATAGCAAACATAAGTACGCTCATAATATTCCTACATGCATgggaaaattattatttaagacagacagacagatacCATAAACCTTATTGACATATAAACATGTCAGCCAGAGTTTGAGCTTGTTTTgctttatctataaaaataagattgacgaaaaaaagtcatttattcaaaatcataaaatgcaaaaaaatacaatttgcaaattaaacatttgacataaaagttCATAATTAATATGCaattataatacataattaatacgaaattacatcaactaaaatcatatcaattgaataaatgacaaataaCAGCAAAGGTGGGGAGAAAAATCTGCCACAAATACACTCTTACATGAAGAGTGGACCCCCATCCGAGGGCTCTGGCGACGCGAATCCAGTCTATGTACATAAAATTCatgttataaaaatcaattatgtaaatataaaaaatattaagaaaagaaTAATTACAGATTGCAGCTACAGACCAGGCAATGCTGACATCCATAACATGCTCtcaaaacaaatcacaaaacatataataatgTATACAACTGTACATATCAAAATGGAAATTAGCATTTCTTATGGCAATGATTTATACAACAGACACTGGttattaataacatatattaaataattaagtGACAAATGTTTTGGCAGGTAATGCTGACCCAAAACTGTGCAATTAATAACTTAAAAACTTTGCATccttatatatttcataaaagcACTCGATTTCCATCTTCCGATCCCTTGAATCACGGAGTGGGGAATTCCCCTAGCAGCAGCAGAAGTCGCAGCCCCTATCCTGAAACTGTGTGCTTTATAATACCGAGTATCTAAACCGATGAATGAGAGAGCCGACTTTAAAGAGGTGGTGAAATAAGACCTAGTAACTGGAGCTCCAGACTTAAATTGGAACAAAGGTCCACTTGAATGTCCAAATTGAGACAGATAGTGATGTACATGAGTGACTGGACACGTAATATTATCTGCACAAATCGGGACATAAATGATTTTTGGATGCAGATCACTGTGTTTATAATATGTCATGGTTATAGACATACCTTTCAAAGTACTATTTTCACGGTCAAATAATATGTCGCCAACCTGAAGCACCTGCTTTGTATCGGAGCCGCTTTTGGTCGATATCTCACCTACTCGTAAAAAGGCATAAAAAGCAAGTAGAAACATAGCCTTAATAAGGGCTTATTGGTTGTCTACATTAACGATTACACACGGCAAAGAGTCAATTAATTTGATCAAAATGTTCTTAGTTATTGGTAGACTAGGGTCATTCTTGCCTTTCAAATTCTGTACacctttcaaaattttatgaataacaaacatatctgTTGGATCAGGCCAACCATTTGATTTGTGCACAAAACTCAAAGCTGGTTTATGGGTGGCGATAGTTGATGGACTATGATTTCGTAAGAATAAATTAGCAATAAAATGAGATAGGAGTATGTGGGAAGATGGAAATGGTCTGCATTCAGCATAATACGTCtcacaaaattgtaaataattatttatcattctagAGTAAGATTTGTGTGTAGCATCTGATAAAGATGCTGTGAATAGCTTAGCAACTACAGAGTTAAAAATTGCACTGGAACTATTGTCTGTTTTGGAGATAACCATAGGGCAATCAGGCGCACTTTCTGAAAAGAAAATCGAGAGAGGAGATCACAAACGACATTATGATTTCCTGGGATATGCTTAGCTCGAAAGTATATATTATGCTTTAAAGATGCTAGGACTAAACGTCTTACAAGTCTCATAATCACACTGACCTTCGAAGaagttttattgataatttcaacTACTGCAGAATTGTCAGTGAAAAACAAAACCTTACGATTTTCTAAACATTTGCCCCATATTTCGACAGCTAGCACAATAGGAAAAAGTTCCTTAACCGTTATATGTTCAGGTTCAATTTCAGGAGGCCAACTACCTGTGAACCAGTCATTACAAAATACAGCTGCAAAGCCTCCATGCACTCCTGCGACATCGGAATAAAGTCTTAAAGTATCAGAGGACACCCAGTTGTCGAATAGAAAGCATAATTTTCCATTAAAATGTTCTATAAACTCGAACCAAGCCCTCAGATCCGCTCTTGCTTCTGAATTTAAGGTGATACGGAAATGAGGATTAGTGTGACCTAAAGTGAGATTTATTAATCTTCGAAAAAAAGCTCGACCCGGTATGATAACGCTGCATgcaaaatttaatacgccaatCAAAGATTGCAAATCTCTTAGAGTCACACTTCGCCGTCGTTTGACGGAAACTAGCATATCATATATTTTCTCGATTTTATCAGAAGTCAACCTGGCTATCATTTCTTTAGAATCAATTTCGTTGCCATAAACGGTTGAAACCGTGGTAGAAAATCGGGTTTTTTCATGTTTGATTGGCACTCCAATCGTTTTACATAACTTCAAGAAGGAATGCAGTGCATAGTCACAAGCTTTACTACTTGCTTTActaacaaatacaaaatcatcTAGAAGATGGGACACGATGAAGAAAGGCCCATGGAAAGACAAGTATCATAGTAGAATTTACCATTCCATGTAAAGCCTAAAAAATGGTAATCTTCTGGATTTCTGGGCAACAAACGGAATGCATTTACAACGTCCGCACATGCCATCAGGGCTTTATGACATTGACTTTGAACTAGATGAatgacattttcaatattttcataagATACCGAAGTATATTCAGCAGGGATTGACGAATTGACAGAATTTGCTTTAGGAAATGACAAATCATGTATAACACGATATTGACCTGCTTCTTTTTTCGGTACAAGACCCAATGGGGAACAAATAAAATTAGGAAAGGGGGGCGAATTAAAAGGACCTCTATACCGCCCTTTCTTaatttccttttatatttttccCGTCACAATTTCAGGTTCATCCAGCGCACTTTGATGATTTTTACAAGTCAGAAATGAAATGTTTTCACCAGTAGCACCTAAATTAAACCCCTTTGTAAATCCATTAATCAAAAATTCTCTTAGTTCCGGATCTAAAGCTTTAAGTATTTACTAAGCATAACCAGTTTAACTGGAGTTGGAAGGTTTACCAACTGTTGGTCGTTTATTACAGATGTCTGAAGCATGTTTTTGTCCACAGTGAACACATTGGTGTTTGAGTTTGCACGCTTTGTTTCCACACATACCAGTGTCGCAGAATCTCCAACAGAACCCGTTTGGGTATTTACCTTGTTTCTGTTGGGTTTTACCGAGAAAGGGTGACCTGCTGGTTTTTGAACCAGACGATTGAGAATGTTGCTGAAAATTGCCTGAATGTTTTATAGCCGTAGCCAAACGGTATCATTCATCGTGCAAAATGACCCAATCTAACATATGAACTACTCTAAGCTTTCGAAATTCTTCATCATAAAGTTTTACTGCCTGAAAGCCACTCTCATAACCAATTTATTTCCATATTTGATCAGATCTAACATCATGTGCGGATACTTAGTAAGATAAAtcgataaaaatatatcaaacgcGTTATTCCACTGGTGCATGCTTGAAATTGCTTTTGGGTTTGAATTGGAAGTGGTCATAAGTTTGACACCAGTGGCAATTACATGAATTTCTTCAGTGGATTGAGTTTGTGGCAGTAAGGTAGCAAAATCTACATActcattattgaaaatatataggAGTAATACCTTCCCTCTGTGAGTCTAAATTATAGTTCAATGGTTCAGGCATCGAAGTATTGTCATGTAAAAGTTCAATGTCAATTTGAAGTATAAACTATAGCAAACATAAGTACGCTCATATTATTATTCCTACATGCATgggaaaattattatatattaaatgttattaataATTGAGTTGTTCTTCCGTAGGCTTgtctttttttggtttttaataaTGGCGTGCTTTTCGTAGTAGATTTACCTTCTAACTGAACGATTTTTTTAAGGTCAAGTACAAAAGAGGTGTTTACGACTTTGGCACCATGAgaaaca
The genomic region above belongs to Mytilus trossulus isolate FHL-02 chromosome 7, PNRI_Mtr1.1.1.hap1, whole genome shotgun sequence and contains:
- the LOC134726466 gene encoding uncharacterized protein LOC134726466 — encoded protein: MFALSDSEKCFSQSCNTQHTHSCEQCIDLTDFLAEISTLTQNGTWDNKDSIVFQVENAVEAIKDWKSHAMRARNQEGAKQDLLKNLNENQALITCDWAMKFLPRKFREGQSDWFAKRGINWHISVTLYKQGEELKTITHVHIFSSQISQDGSVTASVLCDVVHDLRKQLPNIHEVNFFSDNAGCYKNTMMMVALKDELGDKLKTYNFSEAQDGKGPCDRRASHIKACVRRYINEGHDVTSAEEMKKPRCYA